The genomic stretch GTTCTCAACGAGTCATGACTGCTGCGATCCCGCATCACCAGTCCCTGTATGGCAAAGCGCGCAATGTTGCCGTTCTCATCCTCATTGATCACTATCTGCCCGAGATCTTCAACATCGCTCATAGGAAGTGATATCTCATCATGATCGATCCAGGCGTTGCCGTTCCACTCCATCCCGTGGTGCTTCATCATGGCCTCGCCGGCCAGTTTCTCCCGCTGGTCTTCCGTAAAAGATGCCCACATAAACGGGTGAGGGAGAACTCTCTGATCCCACAGCACGCGATGGGAATTAACACCGGCCTCATCCGCAAGTTCCAACACATCAATCAGGGTCTGGTCATCATATATCCGCAGATCATGCAAACTACGGCCTAGTAGTTCCTCTGCCCGCTGCAGGCCGACATACCGTGCCAAAGCCTGGCTGATCGATCCTGTTTCATCCTCAATATGTGCCCTGCGAATACTGCGCGCCCCTTCATTGGTATCCGGCAAATAATGCTGCACATGCAGATCCCGTTTACTTCCTGTGTCATCACCCCACTCGATGTTTCCGTCGGTAGTCAGCAGCCAGTACTCTGCCTGGCTGGAGAACAGCTTGTCGACAATTGCATGGAGTGAGCGTTTCCCGCGTATCTTCTCGACACCCTGCAGAAACTCCATCAAGCGGTGATTTCTTCCCGGCAAACGACGATAGCTATTGCGCACCTTCCCGGCCATGGCGATGTCCGATTCCACAGCCTCGCGGGTTTTCTGCTTGCGGTTCTCGCCGGTTCCGGTGCGGTGCAGCTCGTGTGAGAGAATCAAGGCGGCTTCGTAGATACCGGCGTCGCTGTGGGCGGTGGCAAAATCCCGGTGCAGATGAAAGATTCGCACCCCCTGCTCGCGGGTGGTTTTCCCCAGCGCGCCCTCGGTGGGATCAAGGTCAAAGCGTATCTCGGCCTTCCCGTCGTAGTAGTCCATGATCCCCCGTCGGGCGGTTTGATCACCATGCACCCACACCACCTGCAGTATCCGCCGCAATGCCTCGTGCGCTTCGGCGGCGATCATGTCCCCAATCATCCGGCGCGGTCGGTTCAAGGCGGTGCCGGAACTCAGCCCAAGTTCAGTATAGTGTCCGAGGTAGGTTTCCTTCAGCTGCTCCAGCTCGCTACGATCAAGCTTGGCGAGTTCCTGTTCAAACTCTTCCAGCGCCCGGCTGGACATTGCCTCACAATGTACCCGTTCATACCCGGCGACCTCTCGCGCTATGTCCTCACGCCGGATGCTCTTCATCCGCCCATACAACCTGTGATCCATTTCCTTCAAGAAGGTATAATACAACCGCCGTACATCCTCCCGTAGCTCATCGATCACCATTGGTACGTGCTTCATACAAGCCCCCTGTGGCTCCAGGCATAGACCTTCATCATCTCCCGTTCACCGGCTTCTCTGGTCATGGCTGCCAGCCGCTCGGCAAGCTCTTCTTCAAACTGCTTGCGCGATGCCTCGATAACCCGTTCATACTCGCGTTTGCTCAAGCGCACGACCTCTCCACTTCTTAAGCACAGCTCGATTACCACCCCGTTGTTGGCAGCAGAAAACTGCGCGAGCTCTCCACCGCCAGTACCCCGCGATAACCCCTCCGGTGTTGCCTCGTCGGTGTGGCCGAAGGCCCCCGGGGTGTCACCCTGTAGTTTATCACGTTCGATCGCCTCCAACGGACGGCCTTGCAACAGGGTAGACACCAGCTCAGCCTCAAGCTCAAGATCCAGCAGCTCCTCGCTGTAGACCATTCGCTCCCCGCGCAAAACCTGCACTACGTGTTGCAGTTCATGCACCAAAAGCTGCCGGCCTTCATCGCTGTGCGGGGCGTACATACCCCGGGCAAAGTAGATGTCATTCCCGATCGTCACTGCAACCGCGCCGGCCTGGCGAGTGAGCTCTTCGGCATGCTCGCCGATGTGAATTCGCACATTCGAGAGGTCTACACCAAACAGGTGCTCCAGCTGGTCTTTCAGTCCGGCCTCCAGCGGAAATGTCCGGTCGGTCGCCCCAAACCAACTCATGCGCCCATGAGGATCTTCATCCGGAGCATCACTGTGCTTGCACACAAGCTTCCAGGTCCGGATGGCATGTTGCATCACGGCATCGCGTGTACGTCTGCGCTGCTGCATGGCCTATCCCTCC from Alkalispirochaeta americana encodes the following:
- a CDS encoding eCIS core domain-containing protein, producing MQQRRRTRDAVMQHAIRTWKLVCKHSDAPDEDPHGRMSWFGATDRTFPLEAGLKDQLEHLFGVDLSNVRIHIGEHAEELTRQAGAVAVTIGNDIYFARGMYAPHSDEGRQLLVHELQHVVQVLRGERMVYSEELLDLELEAELVSTLLQGRPLEAIERDKLQGDTPGAFGHTDEATPEGLSRGTGGGELAQFSAANNGVVIELCLRSGEVVRLSKREYERVIEASRKQFEEELAERLAAMTREAGEREMMKVYAWSHRGLV